The Pseudomonas graminis region GCATCGGCATTGCCGCGTTTCAGCGCTTCAACGAAAGGTGCAGGGTCTGGTTTGCCGATGCCCAGGTCCTCGGCACAGAGCGCGAAGGCGAAGTAATCGGCCAGGCCCAGGCGGCGGACGTCGGCATTGCCGTTGGTCACGACACCCAGCGTGTAAGACTTGGTCAGGATTTCCAGTGTCGGCACCACTTCAGGGAAGATGTCCAACTGGTGCCGCCCTTGAAGGAATACTTCAAAGCTCTGGTCCGCCAGCTCGTGGGCTTCAGCCTGGCCGTAGCCAGCGTCCTCCAGAGCGTGAAACAGCACCGTACGGCGCAACGCACTGATCCGGTGCTTGAAGGTCGGATCCTCTTCGATGAGTCGCGAGCGGATTTCCCACAGATGCTCGACCGGAACCGGCCCTAGTTTTGGCGCGTTGGCAGCCAGCCACTCACGCAGCTTGGCTTCCGCACTGACAATCGCCGGTGCGGTTTCCCACAGCGTATCGTCCAGATCGAAGGTGATCAGCTTAATGCTCATTGTCGGCGTTACCTTTGCGCTTGGCCCGTGGATGGGCGCTGTCGTACACCGTGGCCAGATGCTGGAAATCCAAGTGGGTGTAGATCTGAGTGGTGGCGATATCGGCGTGACCCAGCAGCTCCTGCACGGCGCGCAGGTCCTGGGACGACTCCAGCAAGTGACTGGCGAATGAATGGCGAAGCATGTGGGGGTGCAGATTCTGGCCCAACTCGCGTTCGCCAGCGGCCTTGACCCGCAGCTGGATCGATCGCGGCCCGAGGCGCCGGCCCTGCTGGCTGACGAATACAGCATCGTCCTGTGGATTGGCCAGC contains the following coding sequences:
- a CDS encoding HAD family hydrolase, whose product is MSIKLITFDLDDTLWETAPAIVSAEAKLREWLAANAPKLGPVPVEHLWEIRSRLIEEDPTFKHRISALRRTVLFHALEDAGYGQAEAHELADQSFEVFLQGRHQLDIFPEVVPTLEILTKSYTLGVVTNGNADVRRLGLADYFAFALCAEDLGIGKPDPAPFVEALKRGNADASHAVHVGDHPGDDIAGAQQAGMRAIWYNPGGKAWEAERAPDAEISSLTQLPEVLARWG